The following proteins are encoded in a genomic region of Mycolicibacterium confluentis:
- the treS gene encoding maltose alpha-D-glucosyltransferase has product MSQSVESALSDQSEQPNEPTEITFDEHLHPARPRTLRYRPRVKSPFTRRSLAQDGPASAENPAYVSWLLSQSMLSDANEISQQFSGQGSMWQNPYANPNPRGAVDTASVWFTAYPISLITRPDESFLKAIADEQLWKAFAEIGIEAVHTGPVKRAGGISGWQHTPSVDGHFDRISTQIDPAFGTEEEFRHLCGTANWYGGTIIDDIVPGHTGKGADFRLAEMKYADYPGIYHMVEVDPLDWDNLPDVPAGADSVNIDAATEDWLDKAGYIIGRLQRVIFYAEGVKETNWSVTRPVLGVDGIVRRWVYLHYFKDGQPSINWLDPSFAGMRLVIGDALHSLADLGTGGLRLDANGFLGAEKTAAEDNPGWSEGHPLSEAANHLIASMVRKVGGFTFQELNLTIDDIRQIGEAGADLSYDFISRPAYQHAFVTGDTEFLRLTLRTTLELGVDPVSLVHALQNHDELTYELVHWSTGHRDDIYEYKNEQVTGEQLGDIIRRDLSEKLTGPNAPYNRVFTTNGIACTTASLITATLGVTDLAKLDEMVDIDHVRRAHLLLAMFNALQPGVFALSGWDLCGMLPLPAEQVSALLRSGDTRWIHRAAHDLMGVNPDAERSLAGMPRGRSLYGSIPEQLADEASFLRQLQAILRVRSHYGIATSRQIDIPDVSHRGMLVMVHRLEDDRVYQLTVLNFANEHIAGTVRSDKLPAGGHVSDMFSGKSLATVDDLHSFAVDMPPHHGLALLVEAPEPDDAASDSIG; this is encoded by the coding sequence ATGTCGCAATCGGTGGAATCTGCGCTCAGTGACCAGTCTGAGCAGCCCAACGAACCGACCGAGATCACCTTCGACGAACATCTGCACCCCGCCAGGCCTCGGACTCTGCGGTACCGGCCGCGCGTCAAATCCCCCTTCACCCGTCGCTCCCTCGCGCAGGACGGCCCCGCCTCCGCCGAGAACCCGGCCTACGTGTCGTGGCTGCTGTCGCAGTCGATGCTCAGCGATGCCAACGAGATCAGCCAACAGTTCTCGGGGCAGGGGTCGATGTGGCAGAACCCCTACGCCAACCCCAATCCGCGCGGCGCGGTCGACACCGCCTCGGTCTGGTTCACCGCCTACCCGATCTCGTTGATCACCCGACCCGACGAGTCCTTCCTCAAGGCCATCGCGGATGAGCAGTTGTGGAAGGCGTTCGCCGAGATCGGCATCGAAGCCGTGCACACCGGTCCGGTCAAGCGTGCCGGTGGCATCTCGGGCTGGCAGCACACCCCCAGCGTCGACGGCCACTTCGACCGCATCAGCACCCAGATCGATCCGGCCTTCGGCACCGAAGAGGAGTTCCGCCACCTGTGTGGGACCGCCAACTGGTACGGCGGCACGATCATCGACGACATCGTGCCCGGCCATACGGGCAAGGGCGCGGACTTCCGGCTCGCGGAGATGAAGTACGCGGACTACCCGGGCATCTACCACATGGTCGAGGTGGACCCCCTGGACTGGGACAACCTGCCCGACGTGCCGGCCGGAGCGGATTCGGTCAACATCGACGCGGCCACCGAGGACTGGTTGGACAAGGCCGGGTACATCATCGGACGTCTGCAGCGGGTGATCTTCTACGCCGAAGGGGTCAAGGAGACCAACTGGAGCGTGACCCGACCCGTTCTGGGCGTCGACGGGATCGTCCGGCGATGGGTGTACCTGCACTACTTCAAGGACGGGCAGCCCTCCATCAACTGGCTCGACCCGTCGTTCGCCGGCATGCGCCTGGTGATCGGGGACGCGCTGCACTCGCTGGCGGATCTTGGCACCGGCGGACTCAGGCTGGACGCCAACGGTTTTCTGGGCGCGGAGAAGACCGCGGCTGAGGACAACCCGGGATGGTCGGAGGGTCATCCGCTGTCTGAGGCCGCCAACCACCTCATCGCCAGCATGGTCCGCAAGGTCGGCGGGTTCACCTTCCAGGAGTTGAACCTGACCATCGACGACATCAGGCAGATCGGTGAGGCGGGGGCCGACCTCTCCTACGACTTCATCAGCCGACCCGCCTATCAGCACGCCTTCGTCACCGGCGACACCGAGTTCCTGCGCCTGACGCTGCGCACCACGCTCGAGTTGGGCGTGGACCCCGTGTCGCTGGTGCATGCCCTGCAGAACCACGACGAACTCACCTATGAACTCGTGCACTGGTCCACCGGCCACCGTGACGACATCTACGAATACAAGAACGAGCAGGTCACCGGTGAGCAGTTGGGCGACATCATCCGTCGTGACCTCAGCGAGAAGCTGACCGGCCCCAACGCGCCGTACAACCGGGTGTTCACCACCAATGGAATCGCCTGCACCACAGCGTCTCTGATCACCGCCACGCTGGGGGTCACCGACCTGGCGAAACTGGACGAGATGGTCGACATCGACCACGTCCGGCGCGCCCACCTGCTGCTGGCAATGTTCAACGCCCTACAACCCGGCGTCTTCGCGCTGTCCGGCTGGGACCTCTGCGGGATGCTCCCCCTTCCCGCCGAGCAGGTTTCGGCGCTGCTGCGCAGCGGTGACACCCGATGGATCCACCGCGCCGCACACGACCTCATGGGTGTCAACCCCGACGCGGAGCGGTCGTTGGCCGGCATGCCAAGGGGGAGAAGTCTTTACGGATCGATCCCGGAGCAGTTGGCCGACGAGGCGAGCTTCCTGCGTCAGCTGCAGGCGATCCTTCGCGTGCGGTCGCACTACGGCATCGCCACCAGTCGTCAGATCGACATCCCCGACGTCTCGCACCGCGGCATGCTCGTCATGGTGCACCGACTCGAAGACGATCGCGTCTATCAGCTCACGGTGCTCAACTTCGCCAACGAGCACATCGCCGGCACGGTGCGCTCGGACAAGCTCCCCGCCGGAGGCCACGTGTCGGACATGTTCAGCGGGAAATCGCTGGCCACCGTGGACGATCTGCACAGCTTCGCCGTCGACATGCCGCCGCACCACGGACTTGCGCTCCTGGTCGAGGCGCCCGAACCTGACGACGCGGCTTCCGATTCGATTGGATGA
- a CDS encoding nuclear transport factor 2 family protein: MTDDRQDISDVLIRYATGIDRRDWPLFRTVFTTDCELDYGEIGTFHGVDAVTEFMEQAHAMAGQTLHRLSNMAITVAGDTAEARTYIDGLILAPDGQSGVNAVGVYDDDLVRTGDGWRIARRRFTAARVTTVGAP; encoded by the coding sequence ATGACCGACGATCGTCAGGACATCTCCGATGTTCTGATCAGGTACGCCACCGGGATCGATCGGCGCGACTGGCCGTTGTTCCGGACGGTCTTCACCACCGACTGCGAACTCGACTACGGCGAGATCGGCACCTTCCATGGCGTGGACGCCGTCACCGAATTCATGGAGCAGGCGCACGCGATGGCCGGGCAGACCCTGCACCGCCTCAGCAACATGGCCATCACGGTCGCGGGGGACACGGCCGAGGCCCGGACGTACATCGACGGCCTGATCCTCGCGCCCGACGGACAGTCCGGTGTGAACGCCGTCGGCGTCTACGACGACGACCTGGTGCGCACCGGCGACGGGTGGCGCATCGCGCGGCGCCGGTTCACCGCGGCGCGCGTGACGACCGTGGGGGCACCGTGA
- a CDS encoding alpha/beta hydrolase gives MDPAGIYRTGSRAVRHSGVLAAMAGGWLAAECRPHVLAAQAISSLPVPVGPVGDIARGVAAQHADSVLDRALREAFGDGFADDAVHPRTPPRRVGSRGPVTVLRHRRRYCGGAADISYGDGGRAHTLDIWRRPDTRCDAPVLVHIPGGAWSVNDKRGQGYPLLAAMAERGWVGVSINYRRSPHHAWPAHVIDVKRAVAWVKQNIADFGGDPSFIAVTGGSAGGHLSALTALTANEPRFQPGFESLDTTVHAAVPMYGVFDLTDSRIMHPQMMPFLERSVLKMPLAGSRDTYELASPVCHVSSDAPPFFVLHGAKDNVVPPGQSRVFSAALRSAGAATVLYAELPNAHHMFDALASVRAHLVAQNVAAFLGIVYGRHLAARTGGPLQPGGA, from the coding sequence GTGGACCCTGCGGGCATCTATCGGACGGGAAGCCGTGCGGTGCGGCACTCCGGTGTGTTGGCCGCGATGGCGGGTGGTTGGTTGGCCGCTGAGTGCCGGCCACATGTGCTGGCTGCTCAGGCCATCTCCTCGTTGCCCGTCCCCGTTGGTCCGGTCGGTGACATCGCCCGTGGGGTTGCCGCCCAGCACGCCGACTCGGTCTTGGACCGAGCGTTGCGGGAGGCGTTCGGCGACGGCTTCGCCGACGACGCGGTACATCCCAGAACGCCGCCACGTCGGGTGGGTTCCCGCGGGCCGGTCACGGTCCTTCGACACCGGCGTCGCTACTGTGGCGGTGCCGCGGACATCTCGTATGGGGATGGCGGGCGAGCACACACCCTCGACATCTGGCGACGGCCGGACACCCGTTGTGACGCCCCGGTGCTGGTGCACATCCCGGGTGGTGCCTGGTCGGTGAACGACAAACGCGGGCAGGGATATCCACTGCTGGCCGCGATGGCTGAGCGCGGCTGGGTCGGGGTATCGATCAACTACCGTCGGAGCCCGCACCACGCGTGGCCCGCGCACGTGATCGACGTCAAGCGCGCGGTGGCGTGGGTCAAGCAGAACATCGCCGACTTCGGCGGAGATCCCAGTTTCATCGCGGTGACGGGTGGGTCCGCCGGTGGGCACCTGAGCGCGTTGACCGCGCTGACAGCCAACGAACCTCGATTCCAACCCGGGTTCGAATCCCTCGACACCACAGTGCATGCCGCGGTTCCGATGTACGGCGTGTTCGACCTGACCGACTCGCGGATCATGCATCCGCAGATGATGCCGTTCCTGGAACGCTCGGTGCTGAAGATGCCTTTGGCAGGCTCTCGCGACACTTACGAGTTGGCATCGCCCGTGTGCCATGTCAGCAGCGATGCCCCACCGTTCTTCGTGCTGCATGGCGCCAAGGACAACGTCGTACCGCCCGGTCAGTCACGGGTCTTCTCGGCGGCCCTGCGGTCCGCGGGTGCGGCGACGGTGTTGTACGCCGAACTGCCCAACGCCCATCACATGTTCGACGCGCTGGCCTCGGTGCGGGCGCACCTGGTGGCCCAGAACGTCGCGGCCTTCCTCGGGATCGTCTATGGGCGGCATCTTGCGGCGCGAACGGGTGGGCCATTGCAGCCCGGCGGTGCTTGA
- a CDS encoding acyl-CoA carboxylase subunit beta — protein MPEADADLPADHLELLRRRALTEDEARPQAVERRHAAGGRTARENIADLVDSGSFLEYGRFTIAAQRARRSVEDLTANTPADGLIAGTARVNGDLFGPERSACAVLSYDYTVLAGTQGVFGHHKKDRLFELIERMRLPAVFFAEGGGGRPGDTDYPTVSSLEVRAFKLWASLSGLVPRIAVVKGRCFAGNAVIAGCSDLIVATADTSIGMGGPAMIAGGGLGEVAPDDVGPISVQEPNGVVDVVVPDEAAAVATAKRLLAYFQGPVAEFQAPDQLPLRTILPERARRAYPVNPIIETLADVDSVTFLRPRFAPEMVTALARIEGRPVGFIANNTMVMAGAITAAASDKAARFLQLCDAFGLPVISLVDCPGFMVGPDAESAALVRRASRMLVAGAALEVPLVAVILRRGYGLGAQAMTGGSMREPLLTAAWPGAHLGPMGLEGAVRLGLRKELDAIADPEEREARVRAATAAAQENAKALNAAAIFEIDDVIDPAETRSLIAATLSAAALHERGPRRTRFVDTW, from the coding sequence ATGCCCGAGGCCGATGCCGATCTGCCCGCTGACCACCTTGAACTGCTTCGGCGACGAGCCCTGACTGAGGACGAGGCTCGGCCCCAGGCGGTCGAGCGTCGTCACGCGGCGGGCGGACGGACGGCCCGGGAGAACATCGCCGATCTGGTCGATTCCGGATCCTTCCTGGAGTACGGCCGATTCACGATCGCCGCGCAGCGAGCGCGCCGTTCGGTCGAGGATCTGACCGCGAACACCCCCGCGGACGGGCTGATCGCCGGCACGGCCCGCGTCAACGGCGATCTGTTCGGGCCCGAGCGCAGTGCGTGTGCGGTGCTGTCCTACGACTACACGGTGCTGGCCGGCACGCAGGGCGTCTTCGGGCACCACAAGAAGGACCGCCTCTTCGAACTGATCGAGCGCATGCGCCTGCCCGCGGTGTTCTTCGCCGAGGGCGGCGGCGGCAGGCCCGGTGACACCGACTACCCGACGGTGTCCTCGCTGGAGGTCCGGGCCTTCAAACTGTGGGCGTCGCTGTCCGGCCTGGTTCCGCGCATCGCGGTCGTCAAGGGTCGGTGCTTCGCGGGCAATGCCGTGATCGCCGGATGCTCCGACCTGATCGTCGCCACCGCGGACACCTCGATCGGTATGGGCGGTCCCGCGATGATCGCCGGCGGCGGCCTCGGGGAGGTCGCTCCCGACGACGTCGGCCCCATCTCGGTTCAGGAACCGAACGGCGTCGTCGACGTCGTGGTGCCCGACGAAGCCGCGGCCGTCGCGACCGCCAAACGCCTGCTCGCCTACTTCCAGGGCCCGGTCGCCGAATTCCAGGCCCCCGACCAGTTGCCTTTGCGCACAATCCTTCCCGAACGCGCTCGGCGCGCGTACCCGGTGAACCCCATCATCGAGACCCTCGCCGACGTGGATTCTGTGACGTTCCTGCGGCCCCGCTTCGCTCCGGAGATGGTGACCGCCCTGGCGCGCATCGAGGGTCGCCCGGTCGGCTTCATCGCGAACAACACCATGGTCATGGCCGGTGCCATCACGGCCGCGGCCTCCGACAAGGCCGCGCGCTTCCTGCAGTTGTGCGACGCCTTCGGACTGCCGGTGATCTCCCTGGTGGACTGCCCGGGCTTCATGGTGGGCCCGGACGCCGAATCCGCGGCGCTGGTGCGCCGGGCCTCCCGGATGCTGGTGGCCGGCGCGGCGCTCGAGGTGCCGCTGGTCGCGGTGATCCTGCGGCGCGGCTACGGCCTGGGCGCGCAGGCGATGACCGGTGGAAGCATGCGCGAACCCCTGCTCACCGCGGCCTGGCCCGGCGCCCACCTCGGCCCGATGGGCCTGGAGGGGGCCGTACGCCTGGGGCTGCGCAAGGAACTCGACGCCATCGCCGACCCCGAGGAGCGTGAGGCGCGGGTCCGGGCCGCCACGGCCGCGGCGCAGGAGAACGCCAAGGCGCTCAACGCTGCTGCGATCTTCGAGATCGACGACGTCATCGACCCGGCCGAGACGCGCAGCCTCATCGCCGCGACACTGTCGGCCGCCGCACTGCATGAGCGGGGCCCGCGGCGGACGCGGTTCGTCGACACCTGGTGA
- a CDS encoding acyl-CoA dehydrogenase family protein, with the protein MAEFSFTDEQQQLRAAVRKFCADNFDEATVRRLMESDPPFDASVWARLGAELGVFGLAVSEDDGGAGGTLVDQAVAIEELGAALACGPLFGTVYLAIPALVAASGGAVRDELLPDLIEGRRTAAFAVNDRAGAFDPSAVTVSATGGSDATVTGTVERVVDAGAADVILVAATGSEGVGLYAVDATGAGVTRSPLVTLDLTRPQATIEFADAAARLVAGPEEAERVITHALQVGSVLLAAEQVGAGQHLLDVGVEYAKARLQFGRPIGGFQAVKHRLADLLVDVEHSRSTAYHAAWALTDGTDDPALAASIAQATCSAAFSQIARDTIQTLGGIGFTWEHQAHLYFKRATTDAALLGSAEQHRDRVAELVLDTASADHPPRVAAGIP; encoded by the coding sequence GTGGCTGAGTTCAGCTTCACCGACGAGCAGCAGCAGTTGCGTGCGGCGGTGCGAAAGTTCTGCGCGGACAACTTCGACGAGGCGACGGTCCGCCGCCTGATGGAATCCGATCCACCGTTCGATGCGTCGGTGTGGGCCCGCCTGGGTGCCGAACTCGGTGTGTTCGGGCTCGCGGTGTCCGAGGACGACGGCGGCGCCGGCGGCACCCTGGTCGACCAGGCGGTCGCGATCGAGGAACTCGGCGCGGCACTCGCGTGCGGACCTCTGTTCGGCACGGTGTATCTCGCGATTCCGGCCCTGGTGGCCGCCTCCGGCGGTGCCGTGCGCGACGAACTGCTGCCCGATCTCATCGAGGGCCGCAGGACTGCGGCGTTCGCGGTGAATGACCGGGCCGGCGCCTTCGACCCGTCGGCCGTCACCGTGTCGGCCACCGGCGGATCCGACGCCACGGTCACGGGCACCGTCGAGCGGGTGGTCGACGCGGGCGCTGCCGACGTGATCCTGGTTGCCGCAACGGGTTCCGAGGGCGTGGGGCTCTACGCGGTGGACGCGACGGGCGCGGGCGTGACGCGAAGCCCGCTGGTGACCCTCGACCTGACCCGGCCGCAGGCCACGATCGAATTCGCCGACGCCGCGGCCCGACTGGTCGCCGGACCCGAGGAGGCCGAGCGCGTGATCACCCACGCGCTGCAGGTCGGCTCGGTGCTGTTGGCCGCCGAACAGGTCGGCGCCGGTCAGCACCTGCTCGATGTCGGCGTCGAATATGCCAAGGCGCGCCTGCAGTTCGGGCGTCCGATCGGTGGATTCCAGGCCGTCAAACATCGCCTGGCCGATCTGCTGGTCGATGTCGAGCACTCCCGTTCCACGGCCTATCACGCGGCGTGGGCGCTGACCGACGGCACCGACGACCCGGCGCTGGCGGCCAGCATCGCCCAGGCCACGTGTTCGGCCGCGTTCAGCCAGATCGCCCGCGACACCATTCAGACGCTCGGCGGTATCGGGTTCACCTGGGAACACCAGGCGCACCTGTACTTCAAGCGCGCGACCACCGATGCCGCGTTGCTGGGCAGTGCCGAACAGCACCGTGATCGGGTCGCCGAACTCGTGCTGGACACCGCGTCGGCCGATCACCCGCCGCGGGTTGCGGCCGGAATCCCCTGA
- a CDS encoding acyl-CoA dehydrogenase family protein — translation MVAQVSTAAVDSDRVADLAEQVIADHNPKTVPVQEYLGACYDAGLSWVHFPAGQGGIGVSRGLQAVADRILQGAGGPVPLGLNPMGYGMAAPTIREHAQSDDLKRFWLRPLATTEDIWCQLFSEPGAGSDLAGLATSAVQDGDEWVLNGQKVWTSLAHRARWGLLLARTNPDAPKHKGLTYFVIDMHGPGVETRPLRQMTGQAEFNEVYITDARIPDEHRLGAIGDGWRVAMTTLMNERSALGGSGSRRGAGTISDAVSLWASRPDLHTPVLRDQLTQLWLRSEAQRLTAERSRASAGVGGPGPEGSIGKLVGAELNQQIYQWCMDLLGPEGVLYHTYALDREDDGESDWRGPVQQRYLRSRANTIEGGTSDVMRNILGERVLGLPGDLRADAGMPWKEIPRG, via the coding sequence ATGGTGGCTCAGGTGAGCACCGCTGCTGTTGACTCAGACCGGGTCGCCGATCTCGCCGAACAGGTGATCGCCGACCACAATCCGAAAACCGTGCCCGTCCAGGAGTACCTCGGGGCCTGCTACGACGCCGGCCTGTCCTGGGTGCACTTCCCCGCGGGCCAGGGCGGCATCGGCGTCTCCCGGGGCCTGCAGGCCGTCGCCGACAGGATCCTGCAGGGCGCAGGTGGACCCGTGCCCCTCGGGCTGAATCCCATGGGCTACGGCATGGCCGCCCCCACGATCCGTGAACACGCACAATCCGACGACCTCAAACGGTTCTGGCTGCGTCCGCTGGCCACCACCGAGGACATCTGGTGCCAGCTGTTCTCCGAACCCGGCGCCGGTTCGGACCTCGCCGGATTGGCGACCTCCGCCGTCCAGGACGGTGACGAGTGGGTGCTCAACGGGCAGAAGGTGTGGACCAGCCTGGCTCACCGCGCCCGCTGGGGCCTGCTGTTGGCGCGCACCAATCCCGATGCGCCCAAGCACAAGGGCCTGACCTACTTCGTCATCGATATGCACGGTCCGGGCGTGGAGACCCGACCTCTGCGTCAGATGACCGGCCAGGCCGAGTTCAACGAGGTCTACATCACCGACGCCCGGATTCCCGACGAGCATCGCCTCGGCGCGATCGGCGACGGTTGGCGCGTCGCGATGACCACGCTGATGAATGAGCGCAGCGCGCTCGGCGGCAGTGGCAGCAGGCGTGGTGCGGGCACCATCTCGGACGCGGTGTCGCTGTGGGCGTCGCGCCCCGATCTGCACACCCCGGTGCTGCGTGACCAGCTGACCCAACTGTGGCTGCGCTCCGAGGCGCAGCGCCTGACCGCGGAACGTTCCCGCGCCTCGGCAGGTGTGGGCGGCCCCGGTCCGGAGGGCTCGATCGGCAAGCTGGTGGGTGCCGAACTCAACCAGCAGATCTACCAGTGGTGCATGGATCTCCTTGGGCCAGAAGGGGTTCTGTACCACACCTACGCATTGGACCGCGAGGACGACGGTGAGTCCGACTGGCGTGGACCCGTCCAGCAGCGCTACCTGCGCAGCCGGGCCAACACCATCGAAGGCGGCACCTCCGACGTCATGCGCAACATCCTCGGTGAACGCGTGCTCGGCTTGCCCGGCGATCTGCGTGCCGATGCCGGCATGCCCTGGAAGGAGATTCCCCGTGGCTGA
- a CDS encoding SDR family NAD(P)-dependent oxidoreductase, which translates to MTFAQKYGPWAVVAGASDGVGAALAEGLAERGLNIVLVARRQGVLDEVAAGIEGRTGVSTRSLAVDLAHEDAAAAIAEATADLEVGFLVYCAGADPDFRPFLDNTLAAAESMVARNCLTPVRLCHHFAPGMVARGRGGIVLFGSGAGLAGGPNMVAYAASKAFDMVFAEALWAELNPAGVDVVGLILGKTNTPALRRLEYERGQIASEEDVPDGAVDVSTVVTEAFDNLTNGPTVFVGEDMRAAAQLMGSVSRNQAVAFLSAAITSSMGEST; encoded by the coding sequence GTGACGTTCGCGCAGAAGTACGGGCCGTGGGCCGTCGTCGCCGGGGCGTCCGACGGGGTGGGCGCCGCGTTGGCCGAGGGCCTGGCCGAGCGAGGACTCAACATCGTGCTGGTGGCCCGCAGACAGGGGGTGCTCGATGAGGTCGCCGCCGGGATCGAAGGCCGGACCGGGGTCTCCACGCGCAGCCTGGCCGTCGACCTGGCCCACGAGGACGCCGCCGCTGCCATCGCCGAGGCGACCGCCGACCTGGAAGTCGGTTTCCTGGTGTACTGCGCAGGGGCCGATCCCGACTTCCGACCGTTCCTCGACAACACGCTCGCGGCGGCCGAATCGATGGTTGCTCGCAACTGCCTGACCCCGGTGCGACTGTGCCACCACTTCGCGCCCGGGATGGTCGCGCGCGGACGCGGCGGGATCGTGCTCTTTGGGTCGGGCGCGGGTCTGGCCGGCGGTCCGAACATGGTGGCCTATGCCGCCAGCAAGGCGTTTGACATGGTGTTCGCCGAAGCCCTGTGGGCCGAACTCAACCCGGCCGGGGTCGACGTCGTCGGCCTGATCCTGGGCAAGACGAACACCCCGGCACTGCGCCGGCTCGAATACGAGCGCGGCCAGATCGCATCCGAGGAGGACGTGCCGGACGGTGCCGTCGACGTGTCCACCGTCGTGACCGAGGCCTTCGACAACCTCACCAACGGGCCGACGGTCTTCGTCGGCGAGGACATGCGCGCGGCCGCCCAGTTGATGGGGTCGGTCAGCCGGAACCAGGCCGTCGCCTTCCTGTCGGCCGCGATCACCTCGTCGATGGGGGAGTCGACCTAG
- a CDS encoding molybdopterin-containing oxidoreductase family protein, giving the protein MSGPSEDRVFTFCRYCLASCGVEVTVADNRVVKISADKDNPHSWRDFCAKGRNAHQLVSHPRRIVAPMKRVGDRYIEATWDEAIADIAARMMALIDADGPDTIGAYYGNPAGFSSSNLIFMNAWLDGIGTANRYAVGSVDQNALHVVAEAMYGSPIMVPVSDIDNCDYFLLVGTNPAVSAWNWVETAPGGWQRALQRQREGATIVVVDPLRTESADRADTHLAVRPGQDWALLLAMVKVILDDGLEHTADCVDRATGCEELRRLTDTADLDDLATRCDIPRAEIERIAREFATARSAMAITRTGVSLHITGTVGEWLGHVLNVITGRMDRPGGRRFEPGYLDALRLAGLAKTPDHLSRVAGRPMVAGAHALSELPAEITTPGPGRIRAMVINAGNPVVSGPDGAALDEALAQLDLLVAIDFVQRESHRHAHWLLPAVHWLERDDLLALTSNMHDEPYVQFGARAVAPPPEAHEEWRIFVDLALAMRTPLFGSAMVTRFIAATRTLARVTRRPALAFQPKWIDRLIIAMSRKVNGHKLSWRKLQRHPHGMVLGPREYGRFDAALRTSDGRIHLAPDSLVARARELLDTPTPTAPPGHPFLLGNRRHRHSMNSYLNDLPGLHPGGRRSVAVIHPDDAAELGIATGDRIQVFSPAGAVELDAEIDDRPRRGVVIVDHGWGSRVFDPAGSAPAIVHGVNRNLLVTGSPVDPLSQTPALSSTYVGVRPVSAVTEGEDRREQTFTLGSYEV; this is encoded by the coding sequence ATGAGCGGCCCATCCGAGGACCGAGTGTTCACCTTCTGCCGGTACTGCCTGGCCTCGTGCGGTGTCGAGGTCACGGTCGCCGACAACCGCGTCGTCAAGATCTCCGCCGACAAGGACAACCCGCACAGTTGGCGGGACTTCTGCGCCAAGGGCCGCAACGCGCATCAGCTTGTGTCGCACCCGCGCCGGATCGTCGCCCCGATGAAGCGGGTGGGCGACCGCTACATCGAGGCCACCTGGGACGAGGCCATCGCCGACATCGCGGCCCGGATGATGGCGCTCATCGACGCCGACGGACCCGACACCATCGGCGCCTACTACGGAAACCCGGCCGGATTCTCGTCGTCCAACCTGATCTTCATGAACGCCTGGCTCGACGGGATCGGCACCGCCAACCGCTATGCGGTGGGTTCGGTCGACCAGAACGCGCTGCACGTCGTCGCCGAGGCCATGTACGGCTCGCCGATCATGGTGCCGGTGTCCGACATCGACAACTGCGACTACTTCCTCCTGGTCGGCACAAATCCTGCTGTCAGCGCGTGGAATTGGGTCGAGACCGCACCCGGCGGCTGGCAGCGCGCACTGCAGCGGCAACGCGAGGGCGCGACGATCGTCGTCGTCGATCCCCTCCGCACCGAGTCGGCGGATCGGGCTGACACTCACCTCGCGGTCCGCCCCGGCCAGGATTGGGCGCTGCTGTTGGCGATGGTCAAGGTGATCCTGGACGACGGCCTCGAACACACCGCGGACTGCGTGGACCGGGCCACCGGGTGCGAGGAGCTTCGACGCCTGACCGACACGGCCGACCTCGACGATCTCGCGACGCGCTGCGACATCCCGCGCGCCGAGATCGAACGGATCGCGCGTGAATTCGCCACCGCGCGGTCGGCGATGGCGATCACCCGCACCGGGGTGTCGCTGCACATCACGGGCACGGTCGGCGAATGGTTGGGGCACGTCCTCAACGTCATCACCGGACGGATGGATCGGCCGGGCGGACGCCGATTCGAACCGGGGTACCTGGACGCGCTGCGACTGGCCGGCCTGGCCAAAACCCCCGACCATCTCAGCCGGGTCGCGGGTCGGCCGATGGTCGCGGGGGCGCATGCACTCAGCGAACTGCCCGCCGAGATCACCACGCCGGGACCCGGTCGGATTCGAGCCATGGTCATCAACGCCGGCAACCCGGTGGTGTCCGGACCGGACGGCGCGGCGTTGGACGAGGCACTGGCTCAACTCGACCTGCTGGTCGCCATCGACTTCGTGCAACGCGAAAGCCACCGACATGCGCACTGGCTGCTGCCCGCGGTGCACTGGCTCGAACGCGACGACCTGCTGGCGCTCACCAGCAATATGCACGACGAACCGTATGTGCAGTTCGGCGCGAGGGCCGTGGCCCCACCGCCGGAAGCTCACGAGGAGTGGCGGATCTTCGTCGACCTCGCGCTGGCCATGCGCACTCCGCTGTTCGGGTCCGCGATGGTGACGCGGTTCATCGCCGCCACGCGCACGCTTGCCCGAGTGACCCGGCGGCCCGCGTTGGCGTTCCAGCCGAAATGGATCGATCGGCTGATCATCGCGATGTCACGAAAAGTGAACGGCCACAAGCTGTCATGGCGGAAACTGCAGAGACACCCGCACGGCATGGTGCTGGGACCGCGCGAGTACGGCCGGTTCGACGCCGCGCTGCGCACCTCCGACGGGCGCATCCACCTGGCGCCGGACAGCCTCGTGGCGCGGGCCCGGGAACTGCTCGACACACCCACCCCGACCGCACCGCCGGGCCACCCCTTCCTCCTCGGCAACCGCCGCCACCGGCATTCGATGAACTCCTATCTCAACGACCTGCCCGGTCTGCATCCCGGCGGCAGGCGCAGCGTCGCAGTGATCCACCCCGACGACGCGGCCGAACTGGGCATCGCCACCGGCGATCGGATCCAGGTGTTCTCCCCCGCCGGCGCGGTGGAACTCGACGCCGAGATCGACGACCGGCCTCGCCGCGGGGTGGTGATCGTCGATCACGGCTGGGGTTCGCGGGTCTTCGACCCGGCCGGGTCGGCCCCGGCGATCGTCCACGGCGTCAACCGCAATCTGCTGGTCACGGGATCCCCGGTGGATCCGCTCTCCCAGACACCGGCATTGAGCTCGACGTATGTCGGAGTGCGGCCAGTGAGCGCCGTCACCGAAGGTGAAGACCGGCGCGAGCAAACGTTTACACTGGGAAGTTATGAGGTCTAA